AGATATTCATACAGCACGAAGCAAAGAGAGGAAGTGGAAGCTGTGGTTTCCATACAAACCCCAATACCATGACTGAGACAGAATCCTAAACGAACACTCACCCGCAGTTCTCACacttgcagcagcagaacaggcaGACGAAAAATGCGATGATAAGAACTCCACCGATCACGGACAAGGTGATTATCAGGATCTGGAAGTTCACTAAAGAGAGACACAGCGTGAAACAGGAAACCAGAGATCAATCCATGCACTGCTGTCCTGCAGTAAGAATTGACAGTTTAAAATGTTTGCCCTACTATTCTAACAATAAAGTGGCAGATTACGGGGTGCTTTAGTTTAAGTAATCCTCTTTGGACAAAAATGTGATCAGCCATTTTTACACATATCTTCTAAGTTATAAAAAGTATAACATATTTACCCACAGTGTATTTTTTTCTATATACAGATATGTTGATATGATTAAACTGCAGAGGAATAATGTCTGTGGAAGTCATAGATTTGCAGGCAGTTTAATTAGCAGTTAGGTGATATGATATTACATAATTATGCAAAAAAATATAGTTAAAACAGTATCAACAAAACTGTTGACTTATGTGTGATCATTTCATACATGacttttctttaaatattttttatttataaaatggaCGTAgtagaaatgttttatttgattaCCTAAAATGAGCTGTGCTGAATAAAGAGCTCAGTGAAAGGATTGCAACGTGTGTGTTGCAGTAAATTACTGCATTCTTTTGTTGGTGTAATTCTGTTCTGCTGTGTTGTTCTACAAGTTTCCGTTCCCCCTTCTTCCTCAACGGCCGTTGTTTGTGTAAGGCCAGTCAAGTACAACCTGCActtgactgtgttgtgtgtcgAAAAGCTTTGAATGGACTGTATTTGTGTGCGGCCTTACTCCAGCAGAGACCCCAGCGTGCATCGTTCAGTTTGCAGACTGAGCTCGGTGGAAGGATGGTCCTCACTGGATACGTCATACATGTCTTGCTTGGAATACACCACAAGCACTGTGGAACATACAGAAGCAGATTTATAATGAGAATGAATTCAGTATTAACACAATAGGGTTTTTAGGGAACCTCTAGGAAACATTTTAACACTCATGAGGCAAAAAAGGACATGTAACTATGTTAAAAACAAGCTCAAACAAGTCTAACAGGTGTGAAGGTGCAGGAAGAACCACTAAGATTCCTCAGTTCAGTCACAAACAACAACTTACCGACACGTTTTGAAGACACTGCTCACAGCTTGTGCCATTGAAGGATTCACACCCTGTGGGGAAAAAGGTCTATTAGttgaaataaaacattgtaaaaTCATGCCGTTAGTGTGAGCTGTAAGCACACAGGGAAAAAGCACAATGAAGTTTAATAAAAGAGAGATCAGCACAAAACACCTTCAGAAGATTAAATCATGGTATTTGTAACTACTGCTAATCCTTCTGGGACTTTTTCCATGGACACGAGAGCAGTAAACACAGTTCAGACCAGTATTATTCACAGGACACAAACCCGGGCTTGGGTTGTTGTTGTCACGTATCTACAGTGTAAAAGAGCGGAAAGTGTTCGTTCTCGTGTGACTGGTTTATTTGTAGGCACCTTAACTGGTTTGGGGATTTGATAGGGGCAGGAAAGTTTCATCAATGCACAAAGACGTAATACTAAGAGACACATTATCATTTATACACATTTCATAAATTTCCTTTGCTTTTACTAAACGATCTCTAAAATATGTATAATGTAGAGACGTCGTTTTCACAGACTAACAGCTCAAAAGGAAAGTGGTCTGGTTATTTCAGGTCCTGTTTTCGTCCATATAATTCCCACAGTCCAATAAAACGATCACAGGAATGGTGCATTCGGCTGCCACGAATTCCTCAACTAGTACAGACTGATTTGACTGATTTCCATTCCTACCTTGCGAAGGTGCGGCAGTCTGGGCGAAAGCTGTCGCCAAACcgaaaacaagcagcagagcGTGGAATAAAGTCCGTGAATCCAGCATCATGTGGCGTCGacctagatttttttttctttcctttcagatTTTAAGTTAGTGGAGATTTGAGAGAGCCGGTAGCGCAACAGGCGCAAACGCTTTAGCTGTTCCCGTCGCCAGCTGAAACTCGAGGAAGGTGAACCCGCAGACGGAACCAAGCGCAAAATCCTGACGCACACGCGTTGCGCACCAATAAGAGGAGAGCaaagcgtgcgcgcgcgcgcaacCATGTGCGTATTTTTAATGCAGGTATTAGTGAAAGGCTTAGTCATACGCTTCCCCTAAGCAGGAAACTACTGCTACAATGTGAAGCATAAAgagtgtttttatattttaactcATAAATATGAACAAAGAAAAAGTTTATATCTCGGCAGAAACACTCAATGAAGCTACAGTGCAGCTATAATAACCAAATAAgtttaacaaaaataaattgagGAGACTTTCCAATAATTTATTAAAGCATGATTTTGTAAAGCcagttacaaataaaaaaagaacaacacacacatctctctctttctctttttctgtaACAAGCACAACGTTTACCATGTGAGGATGATGATAAGCATAACAGAAGATAAGAACGGGCCCCACTCTGGCCGCCTGCGGCTGATAACAGGACCCTTTGCCACAAAGTTGCCCTTGAAGACAGATTTGTGATCGGACTCTTTAAAAATCTTACttcaatttaaaattcactcCGGCAAAGACACTGATCACATTTCAGTCACTGCAGGGAAACATCTTCCgactcacacacagaaccagatgTAGAATAACTAGGACAGCTCCAAGCTCCTCATTGTTTATGgcttaataaatgtaatataataagCTCAGACTGGAACCTGAGTGAGTTCTGCTTATTCTAACTCTACAggcaggaagtgtgtgcagccagggccacaacaacaaacaccaaGACCCAGTAGTTTTAATTGTGAGCAGCTATTCTTACTTAAGATTTTGCCCTTAGTTTAGTGtcttcttcatcttttcttgttatattattacatttaattttatataataatgatataaatagaataaacaataaatgaaacatATCAGTAGTAATACAGTAAGTTCTTGGTGCTTTTTGGAGGGTGAGAACGTGAGGGTCATGACCTTGGTGTTTCTAAAATGCTGGCTACGGCACTGTTTGCAGCACTTCAGATAGAAAACAGACCCAAGATGTTAAACCTCACTTTGATGTTGGCTTTAGAAACCTTCACTCGGCCAAACTGGATGTTTTACTGTCACCACGTTATTGTGATATAAAATCTATCGTGTCCCAGCGGTGTTGTGCGTGAGGGATTCTGTTGTCTACCTGTAGTGCCACATAGTCAGTGATGTGAACAGAACCTTTCTCTTGCACTTAAACACAGACACCCAAAGCAGTGAAAACCTTCAGCAGATCTGAGCTCATATCCTCACAgtgtcttctctgctcctcttaCAATGATACTGAAGCAAACCCATTATTTTATAATACATAATTCTCCCATACACACATtgtaatacatacagtacagtaagaaataCCGAGCCCTAACCCTCCCTTATATTTCCATGCTTGACCCCTTGATTCACAACTACAACACCATTCTTTGCAAAGGGTCATGTCTTATTCCCAAGGAACACGCTCAGTGATTCACACCTGTGTTCACATTCCCTGTTTCTTTTTCAACAGTTTAAATTACTTTACACCATGactacactcacacacacagcagcattccCGACACAGCACTTGGTTAGGGCGGTTAAGATAAGAGGGGACGATAATAACAGTAGTATCAGTAAGAAAAGTCACATGTTGAtaaagagattaaaaaaaacactaaatggaTTTTGGATGTATTATTATATAAGTTTCTGATCTCCTCAGTAAAGAAAAGTGAGAATAACAGTAGCAGACACAGTATTTTATGGCTCTGAGGTCCAACACatacaacaatactaaaatcaTACAACACTGAAAACATGACCTGTGTCAATAAACTCAGTGTTTTTACTAAATCTTACTTCACCGTGAGTCACATTGATGGCACAGCCAGTGGAT
Above is a window of Betta splendens chromosome 22, fBetSpl5.4, whole genome shotgun sequence DNA encoding:
- the pttg1ipa gene encoding PTTG1 interacting protein a, with amino-acid sequence MMLDSRTLFHALLLVFGLATAFAQTAAPSQGCESFNGTSCEQCLQNVSCLWCIPSKTCMTYPVRTILPPSSVCKLNDARWGLCWMNFQILIITLSVIGGVLIIAFFVCLFCCCKCENCGNTSFEAKMMRQASKTKAKQEERKAEMKQRHEEIRKKYGLSGPNPYARFE